The window TCTCTCTCGCACGTAGTCTGTGTCTCTCCCGATGGTTATCCACTGTATTGTTCTGTTGTTCCGTcactctccttctctgtctgtctcacctttcctttttctctctgtctttgtacCTCGTTCTCTCTATTCTCTgtgtttattgaaaaaaaataaataattttttaaaagggaaaattaaCAGAACCCATCAGGTTGGTCCCTCCAATACCTTTTAAAATCTTGTGGCTGCCTTTGAATTGTCTGGGAGTTTAAACATGACCATGAACAAGTCAGTGGTTGTTCAATGAATACATTGAGGTATATCCATTCACTTCACCTTACAGCACTGAGCGGTCAGATCCCGATGCCTCGCTAACATCTCTCTGCAGTATCACTTTTTGGAACTGCCTGCTTGTGATTGGATAACTGCGACACATTGTGCTGCTCTGATGTTTTAGTTTGcctacacataaacacaaaaaagaaacttaGATCAGGTTATTCTAAGAAAAGCATGCAGTGGGTATAAAACACCACCTAGATCTATTTCCATGTCTATGAAAGCTGATCTGATCTCTGCTCCTTTATGTTAAGTAACTCCGGTTATTTAAAGAATTCTGATAAAtcactttgtgtcagtgtttgagtgtgtgtgccttACTATTTTTACCACTGAGTAAAGCCTCTTGTTCTGACCTACCTACAACTTGGGTGTCTCGTCATGCCCTTTGCCAGcctacacacgcacacaaacaaacacacaactggCACGCACACTTcccacgctcacacacacaccagtagCTATGTCTCTCCTACGCACAGGAACTGGGGCAGGTTGTGCCGGTGCATGTATGAATAAAGCTTTATGTAAGCCATTCACTACACAGCTCCCACTCACTGTGCAGACTGCGACCATTCAACACTTTCATTACAAAACCAGTCAACCTTACATAAGGTTAAACTGGagtttaactttaaattatCTGCATGCTTTAAGGTCGAGTTCACTCCTGAGTTattgtgggtgtgtgagtgtaggGAGGTCAGATATCCGTCGAGGTGAGCGTAATAGCAGACGGTAAAGCTGCGACCCCAAATGGCAGCAAGAGTTACATGaagtttttgaattttgagAACTTCAGTAGCCAGAAATCAGTAATCGGGAAGCTAAATATGGCTGTttggaatgaaaacaaagaggTTGAACTTTCACTGGTCAGTCCAgtctgtatactgtatataatttGCCCTCTAATTGTTCACTAAAGTCATCTTGGGTGTGCAAAAAAGATCTTTTTCAAATAGTCCATACCGAGCAGCAGAAATTAATTTGGTCAAATTGGGTGAATTTTTGGCATTGGAAATAGAAAGGATGAATTGTTTCCTGTTGTAGCCATTGTGAAAACAAAGTCCAGTTGTTTAGAGTTAGAGCTACCTTGAAATTAGCTGGGAAGGGaatcagaaaaacaatcttCCTGTTGCAAATTTTATAAATGTCTGAATGACCAAAATGTTTAGGTCACCTCATACAACAATACGAGATCATCAAACTGGATCAGATGAGACATGATCTCGGGTTTATGTCCCAGATGTGCCCCTCATCTCTTCTTATTTGTGCCAGATAAGGCTCAATATTGATACCTTTATGGTATCAACTGAAATGACCCAGTACCGATTACAATTGAAACATCTTATGCAATACCCTTTTGCACTCGAGGTCCGATTCCAGACTGTCCCTACTCCCCACCAGATCAGTAAACTTTCTGTTGCCAATCTCCTTCTAGTATATAGTCAGTTCCATGTAGACTATAAACTAACACTAAACCTGACCTGATTCCAATTCTGTTTTGGTCTAATTTAGAACGTAGTAGTTATGTTAAACTCCTTCTCTTTTTGGCGCTACTGTACCTTTACTACTACAAAtactacttcttcttcttcttcttcgtcttcttcttcttcttcttcttcttcttcttcttcctcgcTCTATGCAGTTCATCACCAAGCCATGACACTGCGGTACTGGTGTGTTTCATTCTTTAGGGTATTGTACCTGTTTGATGCCAAACTGAATGCCCATTGTTCTAAGTTTCAGACCACATTCTTACACTCTTAACACcatggaaaacataaaaatataaccGAGGTCTGAgctaatgtttgtgtgtgtgtgtgtgtgtgtgtgtgtgtgtgtgtgtgtgtgtgtgtgtttgtgtgtgtgtgtgtaagggcaGGGGGCTACATGTGAAAAACACAAGGTAGCCCAAAGTTAACATTCCTGCTGCTAAGAATACAGCATGTTTTCCTCAATTGCTATTTATAGATCTCACGTTGGGCCCCCAGACACACACGTCATTGAGCCCTGCTTGCCAGCACTGAGGCCgcactgtgtgtgcacatagatgtgtctgtatgtgtatgtcGCAATCAGTGCGAGGGAGGTTGCTTAAACCctgagatgaggaaatacaaagcaAAAATGCAACTTCAGCAGGCGTGTGTGCCTGCGTGCCTGCGTTTGtgagcacgcacacactctgCGGCTCTCTACTGTCAGGTGTTAGTGTGGTTGAGAAACGTTAAACAACGGAAAAACACACGTACACTGTGTCTGCTGCACTGTTTGCAGTGCAGTTGCAATGCCTGCAAGTACTGTATCtacgtatgtgtgtgtctctttttgtttctctctgtgtgtgtgtgtgtgtgtgtgtgtgtgtgtgtgtgtgtgtctgtgtctgtgtctgtgcgcGTGCACGCACTCTTGTGTGCTTTTTGATGGAGTACATACCAAGTTAGATCAAACTCTGACACCCAGAGAAGAAGGAAAGGTGTTAGCGCTGATGGCTGCTCTTCGACTTGGCCTTTTTGGACGCCTACACACATTATGACACTCCGACGTCACTTCCACAGGGCTATTTATAagcctttgtgtctttttaggaACAGCGTGGGTTTGCTTTGCATCTGTGACTCACTGAGTGGAGGGAGGgcgggagagagggagggaggagggaggggtggaaaaggcaaaaagcacaGATGGATTCCAGCGCGAAGAAACTAACTGAGCAATCACTGACATTTACATTCGCACATCAGGAATGTACTTGACAACTTAATGAGTTCTCTCTGTTCAACAAAATACATTGTGTTGTGTTGCACTTAGCAGCCAAAATGTTACATCTTATTGTAAATTACTTCAAGgtttaaacacaaaagcagcTAAAAGTAAGAGTAAGATGCTAGGCTACAGGTTAACTTGTCATGAGTACCATCATCGTGTTTTGGATTGTATGGAATGTTAAATAACAAAACTAATTggctttttctctcctttgtttTGGTGCAGGTCTTTTTGTGAGAAAACTGGATGACTTTTGAAGTTAAAGAAAGAGGATCTACAAGCACTTTTCCCCAAAGAAAAGTTAGTATTCAGTATGTTAACCTTGATTTGATGCAGCTGTTAAATACAGATTTAAGTTAAAATGCGCTCCACAAGtctacaaacatttttcttctctttgtgtcATCTCCAGATCACTCAAGGATACTCCTGCCTTTAGATGGAACTGGACAGAAAAAACTACGCACAGCAACATTAGCAACATAGGTGTTTACAAAATGGCAAAAGGAGAgaaacatttctgatgttatCCACTAAAGCTCCCCTTTTATTTCCACTTCCTGATTCCCGTTTACAACCTGGCTTTACAATCAGTCTGTTTCAGCAATGGACGGGTACTTCCTGTTTCTGTGAACTTGTTGGCAGCCATCAAAGGTTCAGCTATCATGTCTGGTAGTTTTGGGACCTTGTAACCCTCCAGAACCTACCCTCCCAACTTCCCCacatcccctccctcctccctcttctaACCCCGAGAGGAGCTTCACCAAAATGGAGGCTCATGAATCAGGTGCCGCTGGGCCGAGATGCTCAAGTAAGGAACCAGTGAAGGAGAAGGCACCTCTACAACGAAAGTGGGCGTCTGAGCCCTCTGCAACCACCAAACGAAGCACTTTTGCTGACCCAGAGGCAAAACACCGCGAGAGTTTGCCGTGCGGTGCCACTGGGGGATCAGCACCCCAGCAGAAGTACGCAATTACAGGGAATTCTGGGAAGCTGCTATCTGGACCTTCTGTAGTTGGAGCCATGGGAGGCCCGCCATCTCAAGACCCCCAAGGGCCCTTTGCTCAGGGGTTCCCAAGGGGATACTCCTACCAGCTCGGCCAGCCGTACCCTCAGCACCCCCAAACTGAGCGCTTCCTCTCAGGAGCCAAACCCCAGCCAGGTCTAGAGCCTCACGCCTGGCCTTTTGCTGGCCAGTTGCCCTCGGATGACCTTTACCCTGTAGGACACCCAGGACATACACATCCTCACGGGGCTGGAGCAGGGAGGTTTCCCCGCCAGAAATCTCCCAGTTTACCCAGCTCATTTGGACAGTATTCTCAGTCCGGCCCCGAGCCTGGAGAGGAGGGCTACAGCAAAAAAGAGCAGAAGCCGAAAAAGCCTGGTAAGTACATCTGCCACTACTGTGGTCGAGCTTGCGCCAAGCCCAGCGTCTTGAAGAAGCACATCCGCTCACATACTGGAGAGAGGCCATATCCTTGTGTACCCTGTGGGTTTTCCTTCAAAACCAAGAGCAACCTTTACAAGCATCGCAAGTCCCATGCTCATGCCATCAAGGCTGGACTCGTACCATTTTCAGAGCTAGCTGTGGCTCGTAGCGGGGACATGGACCAGGCATCCCCAGTGGGTGAGGCCGAGGTCCATTCAGATGGAGAGCAGAGTACTGACACAGACGAGGAAGGTGTGGAGGGCTCAACCATGCTGACGGACAAAGACAGCCCCATCCCCCAGATCCCCTTTGAAGCTGACAAGAATACAGGTAACCCcccaaccaaaatttaacatctTCAGAATCAGCcattaaagtcttaaaatgcataAAGCTGTTCTCCCTAAAAGCCCAGTTCTTAAAAACACCGCCTGTAACCTCTGTTTAGTTTCCCAATACTATGTtggtaaattatttatttatttaacttttatataATTAGAAAAACCCTCTgaagattaaaaatctctttttcaagagtgtccTGTCCAAGACAGGCAGTAACATAAGTTGCAGACAACTGCAGAGAACAAATATACAAAGTTAAAATATACAATTCCAAAACAATGTAAGGACTGAAAGAAATGTTAATATAAGATAtaagtgaaatataaaaacaagaacaattaAAACACCAGCTAAGATACATCCTGGCATTGGCATATTGAAGATGACACACAAAAGTCCTGCGACATTGCTTTGAAACGGCTGAGAGAAACTAATGAATGCTTCTAATGAATGCTTCTTTAAGTCCTTCTGTGAAAGAATAAAGGCTCTTTTGCCAAACTCTATACAAACTCTAGATAGAGAGTATAGACAATAAGAACATGTTCAGTGAACAGAGAGCATAGTCATTCTTAGGATTTTTGTGCTTAATGTTTACACAATATGCTGGAATCACTATATTAAGGTTTGCTGGAATGGACTTGGTCAATTTCTTAATGATCAAAAtctaaaagattaaaaaatgttaatatttatcAATTTCGATAAGAGGGCCAGTTCACAATAATACATGTGGACCGTTATTGTTTCACTGTACACTACCTAACTTTGCACTCATTCACTGCctacatgtatatattttctACTCAAAGTTTTACTCAATTCTAATCTGCTTTTTTGTGCTCTAATTTACATTTCTCTATATCGTGCTCCAATCTTTCTTACTGTGTAGGTGGTGTGGAACCAGCATATGCAGACTCAGCTGAAGAGCTGCTTGTGGGATCTATGAAAGTGCCTATCCTTATTGTTCCAAAACCTGGAGGAGTCCCCTCCACAGGGTTGGAGTGCCCACCCTTTCAGGATATAAAGGGGTCACACCACATGTTGGCATCACACGCTGGCGGGAGGGCGCATTCACTGGATGACTCCCCCACCATCAAACAACGTTTGGCCCTGAGGCTGAATGAGAAAAAAGGACAGGACTCTGACTCTGCCATGTCCCAGTCCCTGAACCTCCTCAGTCCTCACAGCAAAGGCAGCACAGACTCTGGCTACTTTTCACGCTCCGAGAGTGCGGAGCAGCAGATCAGCCCTCCAAATACTAATGTCAAGACGTACGAAGAGATAATGTTTGGTCGGACTTGGTACTACCGGCCCTCACGATCCAGACAGTCTATCACAGTGGGCATGGCAGAGGCAGACCCCAGCCTGGCTGGTTTAAAGCAAACAGGTGGTATTCTGGACATGGGGAAGATAGCTGAGGATCATATCTGTTTCAGAGGGGATGTAGGAGTTTCAGGAGATCCCAAGCAGTATCCAACAGGACCCTGTCAAAGCAGTACGGGACTTCTGGAGCCTCCATCAGATTCTGGACATCTTATCAGGAGTAACTCTATGCCAACTTCCTCCCCTCCAAACCTTAGTGTACCCCCTAGTGGGATTAGAGGCAGCCACTCCTTCGATGAGATGATGACATCGGATGATGTGTTTTACCCACCGGGGCGCAGACTCAGAAGACAGGCTGCGTTTGAACATTCAGCCAACGAAGCCCATGTAGGAGAGGCTGAGGGCTGTGGACACATGCCCAAGAATTTAGCTTCATCTCTGGGTATGAAAATTGGTGAGCGTAGCTCAGGAGTCCCAGAGCACATTGCCTACAGCCTATATGGTACTAAAGTTAGCATGTCAGAAATAGCCACAAGAAAAAGGCGGAAAGAGAAGAGTGTTGGGGATGAAGAGGACAGCCCTGGGCACGGCGACAGTAGCTGCAGTGGTTCAGTAGAGATGATAGGGGACTACGAGTTTAAACAAAGTAGTCTTGATGGGTCGAGAGCGACTCCAACAGGGAAGGGCTCTCTTCACAGTGCTCATAGCCAGTCCGACAGCTTTGATacctgtgccagcatgtgctcgGAGGACATTGCTCTATTTCCTGATTCCGAGGGCAGAAAGGCAGCTGGGAATGTCATATCAGTCATCCAGCACACTAACTCCCTCAGCCGGCCAAATTCGTTTGAGAAGTCAGAGTCCTTTGAGCAGCCAGGGTATCAGCCTTCAGATAAAGCTCCATCTAACCAGTACTCTGAACAGTCCGACAGCGAGATCTTTGAAGATGCTCTTAGCCCTGAATCTGCCCTGCTGAGGACAGAGAGCATGGAGCAGCAGCTTCAAAGTGACAGTGACCTGGCCTCCCTTTCATCTTCATCAGCCGCAGCCTCACCTGGCCAGCCTTATCACATCCCACACAAGCTAGTCCGACAACCCAACATCCAAGTTCCTGAGATCAGGGTGACGGAGGAGCCGGACAAGCCTGAGAAAGATACAGACGCTCCAATGTCCAAGGAACcagagaagcagctgcagcatgTGGAGGAGTTCCAGCTGCCACAGAGGAGTGACACACTCGCTCAGATGCCATCGGAAAAACTCCCACCCAAGAAGAAGAGGCTGCGCCTGGCAGATATGGAGCACTCGTCAGGGGAATCAAGTTTTGAGTCAACCTGCACCAGCCTTTCTCGCAGCCCCAGTCAGGAGAGCAACCTGTCCCACTCTTCTTCCTTCTCCATGTCCTTTGACAGAGATGAAGGCCTCAAGTCTGTCTCACCCACTAAACAGGTACCCCATCCTGTGTTTAATACTTTCAAGTATCTTGACTACCCCTCCAGCATTTTTAGCATGGATTTTGTAGCTTGCATTGTTCTTACATTTGCTATGGTACATCAATAGTATctagggctgtcagtgttagCGTGTTAATTGCAGTGCCATAAAGGGCTGGACATAACAaatttgggtttgttttttttcaatcgCCAGTCAACATTCCTATCTTCAAGAGGCTGTATCGGACTGAGTTTTAGAGTTGCAGTGATTAATACTGGTATCAtttgaaactagaagacctgagaAATACAGAAGTCTTGACTATGTCATGCTAGTCTCACAGATAGGAGGTTGAATAATGCTTCAAAATATATACTACATTTTGgcaatgaaaaaacagcatggACATTTCACAGGGGTTCCTTGACCTGTGACCTCAAgacatctgaatgaaaatgggttctgtgggtacccatgagtcttcTACTCATTTATGCTactcccatgcagttttttgctgttattctatttctaatcaagacaatctggtattGCTTTACTCTGTCAATATGGATTTCATAACtattttgtaatgcaaaatattgGAATTGAAAACGTGATATAAAAATTTGATGAATTCCAATTAACTACTGAAATTCTGCGATtgattgcaattttaaaaaatcaaccgtttgacagccctaatagtATTGTTACCAATATATGCTGTCAGAAAACACCTAGAATACACATCATGCTCCCAGTGAATCCAAAGTTAACAactgtccttgttttttttgaacTAGGATGACTCGTCGGCATCTGGCGGGGGACCTAAGCAGTCGGAGTTCCTGACAGTGCCTGGCAGTGGTCATTCCAGCCACCAccagcagagagagatgaggaggtCTTCATCAGAGCAGGCACCTTGCACGCTGCCCACAGAGTTGCCTGAAATGCGCAGCAAATCCTTTGACTATGGAAGCTTGTCCTCCTCCAGACAGGGAGAAATATATTCCAGTGCCTCTGCAATGAAGGAACGCCGGCGTGGATATCTTGTTCGACAGGTAGCATAAAAGCTCTCtagtatttttcttaaaaagcaGTGTAATGCAAGTTCTAGATGgtcatttaaacaaaacagcaggTGTCAGTTGTTCTTTACTTTGAGGACCTATGTACCTGGACCTAGATGGTTTAGAGAAAAAACGGGGCTCAATAAGCACCAAGGCCCCACTATTAACTGGTGTCTTAGCGCTTACACACTTAGCAAGTATGACTACATTTAATTTTAGAAGGACTGACAAACTCTCCTGCTTATGCATACATTTGACAGGCTTCACTGAGTGTTTATCCAGAGGCAGTCGTCCAGGAACCAGGGGGCGCTGAGATGTCAATCAAACAGGAGAGTCTGGAACATGGGGCATGGCCTGGCCCAACAGGATCCCCCCACAGCAGCAGCGATGTAGCCAGCAGAACCAAGAGAGTTGGCAGTAGCACTGGTGGTAAGCCTTGCATTACAGTTCTAAAACTGTGTTGTCAAATGATCTGTAGTTGGTTAGTAGGGTTGTAACGGTATGAAATTTTCAGGGTACaataactgtctcagaaaatattgtggcTTCATGGTATCAtggttttagaaaattattaatattatcggtcagaatgacccttaaaggaatgaaaacagaagggttagttttggttgaacaaatgttttatcactataattaagacttgcaactttattttaaaagattgaTATGTAAAGTCTGCCTTTTGacaataactaaaataaaggtgagattctcccgccagttgcatttttattcaatatcgtagataagcaaatgtataCAGTATGATAATTAACTTTCACATCACTATATTCCTTAAAAATTTTCTCTGCAACCCTGTTCCATGACATTTTCCTAAACcttttattcacatttcagtTGCATGATAACAAAAGTTGGGGGCTTTCTCTATGCAATGAACCAAGCAGACTTTGAAGTGTTTCTAGCCAATTAGCTATATAAAGTAGCAGGTTGTAGCTGCAAAGAATGGGAGTAGCATATGAGATTTCCTCTGTAGGGATAAGTTCAATGTCAAAATACATTACGTACAATACATTCCTTTGTTGTATGTGCAGGTGTAGGATCTCACCAacaccaccagcaccaccagCATCTCCTCCAGCAGAGTATCAGTGAGGACAGCCTGCAGGACGAACCTCTCTATGGCAGGTGAGAAAGTCTGGGTTTCcttatgcaaatataaaatttcCAATAACCCTTGTCATTAAGCTGTAATGAAATGGACCAAACTCAGActatttgaaatgcaaattcaCATGTACTGGATTCTTAATCAAGACAGTCTGCTAAGAATTGATTTACCTCGTCAATATCGACTTCAAAACTATTCTGGAATGCAAAAAAAGTGGAATTGgaaacatttgattaaaaaatgcgaTTAACCGCAataaactattgaaattctgcaattaatcgcaattaaaaaatgtatcttttgacgctcagccctaattataaaatagaatttgtttaaatataagagtatttaaccctttctcCAGGTCTCATCAGCACCGCCTGCAGGCCCAGGGCTCTTCATCTGAGGGAGAATATCCAGGTCATGAGGTCATGAATAAGGATGTAATCCAGTATCCGAGTGGTCCTCCCTTCATTTCCTACCAGCAGCCAGGTCTGTTCTGGAGTCAGGAGGCCAGTCAGACACCGAGACAGCAGCTGACCCTCCAGGCCCAGCAACAACTCCAAAAACTCCACATTAGATCACCAGGCTCCATGCCTGGACACCCACTCCACAAACAACAACCGCTCCACTCCCTGCAGCAAATCCATAATCAGCAGCCACATGATGGAAAATCAGAAAATCCAAGCTCTCAGATGTACCCTGCCTCTTTCTCATCTCGCACCTCTCCCCTTTcccagcaacaacagcaaaactttgcTTCTCTCTCCTCCAAGCACTCCTTGCCCAGTTCCACCACTGCCTCCATGCTCCTGCAGCAGGTCCAACCCGTCTTTGCCACTCAGAACCTGGGCTCCCAAGCCTCTCTGCCAGGTATGCTGGTTCCTGTGCGGATCCAGACCCATGTGCCATCATATGGTAGTGTTATGTACACCAGTGTTAGCCAGCTTATAGCTAACCATGGCAGCGGGCCGCAAGGGTTAGGCTTAGCCAGGCCAAGCGGTGCCGATAACAGCAACGTGTCCCCTTCAGTTGGTGCTGCGGGTGTCAGCAAACCACCTGGAGGAATTGGAGGAGGCATAAGTGGGACTGGTTTCAACTTATCACACTTCCTTGGACAAACTGATGGTGCAGCACTGCGTTTTCCACCCTGGAAGGTTTCAGATTCACTACCAGAGCAACGCCTAAACACGGGGATCCCACTGTCACTAACGTCAGGCACCATATCCACCACAGACGCCTCAGGATCTAGCATCGGAGGCAGTAAGCGCATGCTGTCCCCCGCCAGCTCTCTGGAGCTCTTTATCGAGACCAAGCAGCAGAAAAgagtgaaggaggagaggatgtATGGACAGATTGTTAAGGAGATGAGTGCAGTGGAGTTAAGTGGAACTGGAAGCAGCAGCAAGCCTGAGAAGGGGCAGAGCAGAGGTCAGCGAGCTCGTCTGAAGAGCGAAGACTCCAATGATGAGTCTGAAAGGAtgtcttcttctcctccatTTGGTGACTTCCCTGTTGCCACTAAGATTGCCATTCCCGTCCGTTCCTCTGCTCCGCACCTCCCCGATGTTCCCCGGGCAGAGAGCTTCACTCCTCCTCTCCAGATTGTCACAGATCGTTCCCCAGTTTCAGGTGGTCGGGACTCCCCAGAGGAGCTCGATGTTGACGACTCAGTCCCAGAGCCCAGCTCCAGCCCACAGTCCATGGTGTCCTCCAATGACACAGAGGACACTGACAACACAAATCAGCCTACACCCAGTAAAATCCCTGTCAGCATGCTGGTACAGCTAGCTGCCAACCAAAGCGCAGGATTATCCGGAGCAGTGGGCCAGACTCTGCTACTCACGGATGTGGCTGACGTCCAGCAGTTTTTCCAATTCCCAAGCCTGCGCACTATGAGTAGAGTCAGCTGGTGTTTCTTGAACTACACCAAACCCAACAGCACCCAAACTGCCTCGCACAGCTCTGTCTACAACTCATGGTGTGTTAGCTCATACAACCCCAATC is drawn from Plectropomus leopardus isolate mb chromosome 16, YSFRI_Pleo_2.0, whole genome shotgun sequence and contains these coding sequences:
- the hivep2a gene encoding transcription factor HIVEP2a, which translates into the protein MEAHESGAAGPRCSSKEPVKEKAPLQRKWASEPSATTKRSTFADPEAKHRESLPCGATGGSAPQQKYAITGNSGKLLSGPSVVGAMGGPPSQDPQGPFAQGFPRGYSYQLGQPYPQHPQTERFLSGAKPQPGLEPHAWPFAGQLPSDDLYPVGHPGHTHPHGAGAGRFPRQKSPSLPSSFGQYSQSGPEPGEEGYSKKEQKPKKPGKYICHYCGRACAKPSVLKKHIRSHTGERPYPCVPCGFSFKTKSNLYKHRKSHAHAIKAGLVPFSELAVARSGDMDQASPVGEAEVHSDGEQSTDTDEEGVEGSTMLTDKDSPIPQIPFEADKNTGGVEPAYADSAEELLVGSMKVPILIVPKPGGVPSTGLECPPFQDIKGSHHMLASHAGGRAHSLDDSPTIKQRLALRLNEKKGQDSDSAMSQSLNLLSPHSKGSTDSGYFSRSESAEQQISPPNTNVKTYEEIMFGRTWYYRPSRSRQSITVGMAEADPSLAGLKQTGGILDMGKIAEDHICFRGDVGVSGDPKQYPTGPCQSSTGLLEPPSDSGHLIRSNSMPTSSPPNLSVPPSGIRGSHSFDEMMTSDDVFYPPGRRLRRQAAFEHSANEAHVGEAEGCGHMPKNLASSLGMKIGERSSGVPEHIAYSLYGTKVSMSEIATRKRRKEKSVGDEEDSPGHGDSSCSGSVEMIGDYEFKQSSLDGSRATPTGKGSLHSAHSQSDSFDTCASMCSEDIALFPDSEGRKAAGNVISVIQHTNSLSRPNSFEKSESFEQPGYQPSDKAPSNQYSEQSDSEIFEDALSPESALLRTESMEQQLQSDSDLASLSSSSAAASPGQPYHIPHKLVRQPNIQVPEIRVTEEPDKPEKDTDAPMSKEPEKQLQHVEEFQLPQRSDTLAQMPSEKLPPKKKRLRLADMEHSSGESSFESTCTSLSRSPSQESNLSHSSSFSMSFDRDEGLKSVSPTKQDDSSASGGGPKQSEFLTVPGSGHSSHHQQREMRRSSSEQAPCTLPTELPEMRSKSFDYGSLSSSRQGEIYSSASAMKERRRGYLVRQASLSVYPEAVVQEPGGAEMSIKQESLEHGAWPGPTGSPHSSSDVASRTKRVGSSTGGVGSHQHHQHHQHLLQQSISEDSLQDEPLYGRSHQHRLQAQGSSSEGEYPGHEVMNKDVIQYPSGPPFISYQQPGLFWSQEASQTPRQQLTLQAQQQLQKLHIRSPGSMPGHPLHKQQPLHSLQQIHNQQPHDGKSENPSSQMYPASFSSRTSPLSQQQQQNFASLSSKHSLPSSTTASMLLQQVQPVFATQNLGSQASLPGMLVPVRIQTHVPSYGSVMYTSVSQLIANHGSGPQGLGLARPSGADNSNVSPSVGAAGVSKPPGGIGGGISGTGFNLSHFLGQTDGAALRFPPWKVSDSLPEQRLNTGIPLSLTSGTISTTDASGSSIGGSKRMLSPASSLELFIETKQQKRVKEERMYGQIVKEMSAVELSGTGSSSKPEKGQSRGQRARLKSEDSNDESERMSSSPPFGDFPVATKIAIPVRSSAPHLPDVPRAESFTPPLQIVTDRSPVSGGRDSPEELDVDDSVPEPSSSPQSMVSSNDTEDTDNTNQPTPSKIPVSMLVQLAANQSAGLSGAVGQTLLLTDVADVQQFFQFPSLRTMSRVSWCFLNYTKPNSTQTASHSSVYNSWCVSSYNPNPLNLSTKAALALLRSKQRRNTDRMYSTAAMSPPSSGKLVSSVAWKLRFDQLKPELMPVDVSNFGRKMKGVVSWDRSKEEQVEKEVSVKQPAAEPTRIKIFEGGYKSNEDYVYVRGRGRGKYICEECGIRCKKPSMLKKHIRTHTDVRPYVCKFCNFAFKTKGNLTKHMKSKAHMKKCLELGVSMSSVEDTEAEEGDAGEEGQRSEKMSRGAMAEHQFSDADDSDGGEEDGDEVDDDDDEEDDYDGDSTPKTRSRSTSPQPYSLPSMSITAVASSHPAPHLSHHSASDLLGNTNKPPLFGYFTTVPSIQITPQAPPSDHSQTEYHRGLQRALGSRLLAPPSSSIDEDLPVPSPDLSSPSSRLSSPGLDHSGCSSPISPSSSPSARRYLSPRRDLSPRAGHLSPRRDISPLRHISPKRDLGAAGGYRRDLSPRRGHFSLLSPLSRPTSPGGRDYKRDLSPRGRHRAMIRPVSPRRGLHQHLHHQSQQSGLRGIRPGHQAGVLGQAELGPLGRRRTSAEMETDHCLGSPGERDQGSSRGNQSSPPHQVLFSHLPLHSQLQVRSPFPMIPIGGIQMVHSVPTSVTAPLGQQGAQQVASRFVLQKSTSEDSNTSEATSPHFTSFTEKGVRGGERLRQSTSPHPSSQEREGGGGRQEQEESIQTCTKAIASLCIDSEELAERGGGGVRGDRGKDGARASSSSSPSPSTLSHDSQQRSPSISMSPPSPHASPSTPQGPGIQHFSGQELRPLHTSIPASPHSSAPSPSPSSSSPHPPSPASETLQPPTASKPLKLERDREAESTKRSKDVS